A window of the Oncorhynchus keta strain PuntledgeMale-10-30-2019 chromosome 21, Oket_V2, whole genome shotgun sequence genome harbors these coding sequences:
- the snrpe gene encoding small nuclear ribonucleoprotein E, producing MAYRGQGQKVQKVMVQPINLIFRYLQNRSRIQVWLYEQVNMRIEGCIIGFDEYMNLVLDDAEEVHMKTKNRKPLGRIMLKGDNITLLQSVAT from the exons ATGGCGTACAGAGGACAAGGACAGAAAGTCCAGAAGGTTATGGTGCAGCCAATT AACCTTATTTTCAGGTATCTACAGAAC CGCTCTCGTATCCAAGTGTGGCTGTATGAACAGGTTAACATGCGGATAGAAGGCTGCATCATC ggctttGATGAATACATGAACCTGGTTCTGGATGATGCTGAGGAGGTTCACATGAAGACCAAGAACAGGAAGCCCTTGG gGAGGATCATGCTGAAAGGAGATAACATCACCCTGTTACAGAGTGTAGCCACCTAA